The Oreochromis niloticus isolate F11D_XX linkage group LG15, O_niloticus_UMD_NMBU, whole genome shotgun sequence genome includes a region encoding these proteins:
- the LOC102078051 gene encoding uncharacterized protein LOC102078051 isoform X23: protein MDGLLKEIRCKDEAAASVLEQAGLRADSDLQLLTLHNLGLLFPGVENVKLRRKIFYIIHKQKPIDVLIEEFKDFIPHESLRAALTENGVLVDYLKMLKEMKTQMNNDFLDRHISLLEDFRKSQPSQDQDKDEIMDILLKEIRRKDEAAASVLEHAGLRADSDLQLLTVQEAGELFPGVENFKRIRKIFDIIQTQKPIDILIKEFKDFIPHESLRAALTENGVLTNYLKMLKETKIQVNKVQDFLDAHINLLEDFRKSQPSQDQDKGSFSSSDNSQTGEPPQIQQGSLSSSDNSQTGDPPQIQQDITASSAMMSPPSPTSTPDHPKKRSGSLSSSDNSQTGDPPQIQDIIASSAMMSPPSPTSTPDHPKKRKGSLSSSDNSQTGEPPQIQQDTSTSSAMMSPPSPTSTPDHPEKRSGSLSSSHNSQTGDPPQTQQAASSALHSSRSTTVKRDHPEKRQATLKYKMVISGKTFNAHQQILDKVKSLSEDPDLNLIKQEGSDQNCQAIIVFCPIASRMGTDIDAAMTQVTGSQPVILVLMHHTHEPKHLTLMKIQTNVSNVVSPFHIFYHETVNGLLQCQQNNSAISEIRDALLKHADIQTITDTTGKTQNVAAKSSNSGGSISNSLMRIQSFFTK, encoded by the exons ATGGATGGTTTGCTTAAGGAAATAAGATGCAAGGATGAAGCAGCAGCCTCTGTACTGGAAC AGGCAGGTTTGAGAGCTGACTCAGATCTCCAGTTACTGACTTTACACAACCTGGGTTTGTTGTTCCCTGGAGTTGAAAATGTCAAACTGAGAAGGAAAATCTTTTATATAATACACAAGCAG aaACCAATTGATGTACTCATAGAAGAATTCAAGGACTTCATCCCACATGAATCTCTCAGGG CTGCCTTAACCGAAAATGGAGTCTTGGTGGACTACCTGAAAATGTTGAAGGAAATGAAGACCCAAATGAATAATGATTTCCTTGATCGACATATCAGTCTGTTGGAGGACTTCAGGAAATCTCAACCATCGCAGGACCAGGACAAAG ATGAAATCATGGATATTTTGCTTAAGGAAATAAGACGCAAGGATGAAGCAGCAGCCTCTGTACTGGAAC ACGCAGGTTTGAGAGCTGACTCAGATCTCCAGTTACTGACTGTACAAGAAGCGGGTGAGCTGTTCCCTGGAGTTGAAAATTTCAAACGGATAAGGAAAATCTTTGATATAATACAGACGCAG aaACCAATTGATATCCTCATAAAAGAATTCAAGGACTTCATCCCACATGAATCTCTCAGGG CTGCCTTAACCGAAAATGGAGTCTTGACCAATTACCTGAAAATGTTGAAGGAAACGAAGATCCAAGTGAATAAAGTGCAAGATTTCCTTGATGCACATATCAATCTACTGGAGGACTTCAGGAAATCTCAACCATCGCAGGACCAGGACAAAG GATCTTTTTCAAGTAGTGACAATAGCCAAACTGGTGAGCCTCCACAAATACAACAAG GTTCTTTGTCAAGTAGTGACAATAGCCAAACTGGTGACCCTCCACAAATACAACAAG ATATAACTGCCAGTAGTGCAATGATGTCCCCACCCTCTCCTACCTCCACTCCAGACCATCCAAAGAAAAGATCAG GTTCTTTGTCAAGTAGTGACAATAGCCAAACTGGTGACCCTCCACAAATACAAG ATATAATTGCCAGTAGTGCAATGATGTCCCCACCCTCTCCTACCTCCACTCCAGACcatccaaagaaaagaaaag GTTCTTTGTCAAGTAGTGACAATAGCCAAACTGGTGAGCCTCCACAAATACAACAAG ATACAAGTACCAGTAGTGCAATGATGTCCCCACCCTCTCCTACCTCCACTCCAGACCATCCAGAGAAAAGATCAG GATCTTTGTCAAGTAGTCACAATAGCCAAACTGGTGAccctccacaaacacaacaag CTGCCAGTAGTGCATTGCACTCCTCACGCTCTACTACTGTCAAGCGTGACCATCCAGAGAAAAGACAAG CCACACTGAAGTACAAGATGGTGATCAGTGGAAAAACTTTTAATGCCCATCAGCAGATACTGGACAAAGTAAAGTCTTTAAGTGAGGATCCTGATTTGAATTTGATCAAACAGGAAGGAAGCGATCAGAATTGCCAGGCCATTATTGTCTTCTGTCCCATTGCTTCACGTATGGGGACAGATATTGATGCAGCCATGACGCAAGTCACAG gTTCTCAGCCTGTCATTCTGGTTTTGATGCATCACACACATGAACCCAAACATCTAACTTTAATGAAAATACAGACTAATGTTTCTAATGTTGTGTCACCATTCCATATTTTCTACCATGAGACAGTGAATGGATTGTTGCAGTGTCAGCAAAATAACAGTGCCATTTCTGAAATTCGAGATGCATTACTGAAGCACGCAGATATTCAGACAATTACAGATACAACTGGAAAGACACAGAATGTGGCTGCTAAAAGTAGTAATAGTGGTGGTAGTATTAGTAATTCATTAATGAGAATTCAATCCTTTTTTACTAAATAA
- the LOC102078051 gene encoding uncharacterized protein LOC102078051 isoform X14: MDGLLKEIRCKDEAAASVLEQAGLRADSDLQLLTLHNLGLLFPGVENVKLRRKIFYIIHKQKPIDVLIEEFKDFIPHESLRAALTENGVLVDYLKMLKEMKTQMNNDFLDRHISLLEDFRKSQPSQDQDKDEIMDILLKEIRRKDEAAASVLEHAGLRADSDLQLLTVQEAGELFPGVENFKRIRKIFDIIQTQKPIDILIKEFKDFIPHESLRAALTENGVLTNYLKMLKETKIQVNKVQDFLDAHINLLEDFRKSQPSQDQDKGSFSSSDNSQTGEPPQIQQGSLSSSDNSQTSDPPQIQQGSLSSSDNSQTGDPPQIQQDIIASSAMMSPPSPTSTPDHPKKRKGSLSSSDNSQTSDPPQIQQDITASSAMMSPPSPTSTPDHPKKRSGSLSSSDNSQTGDPPQIQDIIASSAMMSPPSPTSTPDHPKKRKGSLSSSDNSQTGEPPQIQQDTSTSSAMMSPPSPTSTPDHPEKRSGSLSSSHNSQTGDPPQTQQAASSALHSSRSTTVKRDHPEKRQATLKYKMVISGKTFNAHQQILDKVKSLSEDPDLNLIKQEGSDQNCQAIIVFCPIASRMGTDIDAAMTQVTGSQPVILVLMHHTHEPKHLTLMKIQTNVSNVVSPFHIFYHETVNGLLQCQQNNSAISEIRDALLKHADIQTITDTTGKTQNVAAKSSNSGGSISNSLMRIQSFFTK; this comes from the exons ATGGATGGTTTGCTTAAGGAAATAAGATGCAAGGATGAAGCAGCAGCCTCTGTACTGGAAC AGGCAGGTTTGAGAGCTGACTCAGATCTCCAGTTACTGACTTTACACAACCTGGGTTTGTTGTTCCCTGGAGTTGAAAATGTCAAACTGAGAAGGAAAATCTTTTATATAATACACAAGCAG aaACCAATTGATGTACTCATAGAAGAATTCAAGGACTTCATCCCACATGAATCTCTCAGGG CTGCCTTAACCGAAAATGGAGTCTTGGTGGACTACCTGAAAATGTTGAAGGAAATGAAGACCCAAATGAATAATGATTTCCTTGATCGACATATCAGTCTGTTGGAGGACTTCAGGAAATCTCAACCATCGCAGGACCAGGACAAAG ATGAAATCATGGATATTTTGCTTAAGGAAATAAGACGCAAGGATGAAGCAGCAGCCTCTGTACTGGAAC ACGCAGGTTTGAGAGCTGACTCAGATCTCCAGTTACTGACTGTACAAGAAGCGGGTGAGCTGTTCCCTGGAGTTGAAAATTTCAAACGGATAAGGAAAATCTTTGATATAATACAGACGCAG aaACCAATTGATATCCTCATAAAAGAATTCAAGGACTTCATCCCACATGAATCTCTCAGGG CTGCCTTAACCGAAAATGGAGTCTTGACCAATTACCTGAAAATGTTGAAGGAAACGAAGATCCAAGTGAATAAAGTGCAAGATTTCCTTGATGCACATATCAATCTACTGGAGGACTTCAGGAAATCTCAACCATCGCAGGACCAGGACAAAG GATCTTTTTCAAGTAGTGACAATAGCCAAACTGGTGAGCCTCCACAAATACAACAAG GTTCTTTGTCAAGTAGTGACAATAGCCAAACTAGTGACCCTCCACAAATACAACAAG GTTCTTTGTCAAGTAGTGACAATAGCCAAACTGGTGACCCTCCACAAATACAACAAG ATATAATTGCCAGTAGTGCAATGATGTCCCCACCCTCTCCTACCTCCACTCCAGACcatccaaagaaaagaaaag GTTCTTTGTCAAGTAGTGACAATAGCCAAACTAGTGACCCTCCACAAATACAGCAAG ATATAACTGCCAGTAGTGCAATGATGTCCCCACCCTCTCCTACCTCCACTCCAGACCATCCAAAGAAAAGATCAG GTTCTTTGTCAAGTAGTGACAATAGCCAAACTGGTGACCCTCCACAAATACAAG ATATAATTGCCAGTAGTGCAATGATGTCCCCACCCTCTCCTACCTCCACTCCAGACcatccaaagaaaagaaaag GTTCTTTGTCAAGTAGTGACAATAGCCAAACTGGTGAGCCTCCACAAATACAACAAG ATACAAGTACCAGTAGTGCAATGATGTCCCCACCCTCTCCTACCTCCACTCCAGACCATCCAGAGAAAAGATCAG GATCTTTGTCAAGTAGTCACAATAGCCAAACTGGTGAccctccacaaacacaacaag CTGCCAGTAGTGCATTGCACTCCTCACGCTCTACTACTGTCAAGCGTGACCATCCAGAGAAAAGACAAG CCACACTGAAGTACAAGATGGTGATCAGTGGAAAAACTTTTAATGCCCATCAGCAGATACTGGACAAAGTAAAGTCTTTAAGTGAGGATCCTGATTTGAATTTGATCAAACAGGAAGGAAGCGATCAGAATTGCCAGGCCATTATTGTCTTCTGTCCCATTGCTTCACGTATGGGGACAGATATTGATGCAGCCATGACGCAAGTCACAG gTTCTCAGCCTGTCATTCTGGTTTTGATGCATCACACACATGAACCCAAACATCTAACTTTAATGAAAATACAGACTAATGTTTCTAATGTTGTGTCACCATTCCATATTTTCTACCATGAGACAGTGAATGGATTGTTGCAGTGTCAGCAAAATAACAGTGCCATTTCTGAAATTCGAGATGCATTACTGAAGCACGCAGATATTCAGACAATTACAGATACAACTGGAAAGACACAGAATGTGGCTGCTAAAAGTAGTAATAGTGGTGGTAGTATTAGTAATTCATTAATGAGAATTCAATCCTTTTTTACTAAATAA
- the LOC102078051 gene encoding uncharacterized protein LOC102078051 isoform X22, translating to MDGLLKEIRCKDEAAASVLEQAGLRADSDLQLLTLHNLGLLFPGVENVKLRRKIFYIIHKQKPIDVLIEEFKDFIPHESLRAALTENGVLVDYLKMLKEMKTQMNNDFLDRHISLLEDFRKSQPSQDQDKDEIMDILLKEIRRKDEAAASVLEHAGLRADSDLQLLTVQEAGELFPGVENFKRIRKIFDIIQTQKPIDILIKEFKDFIPHESLRAALTENGVLTNYLKMLKETKIQVNKVQDFLDAHINLLEDFRKSQPSQDQDKGSFSSSDNSQTGEPPQIQQDITASSAMMSPPSPTSTPDHPKKRSGSLSSSDNSQTSDPPQIQQDITASSAMMSPPSPTSTPDHPKKRSGSLSSSDNSQTGDPPQIQDIIASSAMMSPPSPTSTPDHPKKRKGSLSSSDNSQTGEPPQIQQDTSTSSAMMSPPSPTSTPDHPEKRSGSLSSSHNSQTGDPPQTQQAASSALHSSRSTTVKRDHPEKRQATLKYKMVISGKTFNAHQQILDKVKSLSEDPDLNLIKQEGSDQNCQAIIVFCPIASRMGTDIDAAMTQVTGSQPVILVLMHHTHEPKHLTLMKIQTNVSNVVSPFHIFYHETVNGLLQCQQNNSAISEIRDALLKHADIQTITDTTGKTQNVAAKSSNSGGSISNSLMRIQSFFTK from the exons ATGGATGGTTTGCTTAAGGAAATAAGATGCAAGGATGAAGCAGCAGCCTCTGTACTGGAAC AGGCAGGTTTGAGAGCTGACTCAGATCTCCAGTTACTGACTTTACACAACCTGGGTTTGTTGTTCCCTGGAGTTGAAAATGTCAAACTGAGAAGGAAAATCTTTTATATAATACACAAGCAG aaACCAATTGATGTACTCATAGAAGAATTCAAGGACTTCATCCCACATGAATCTCTCAGGG CTGCCTTAACCGAAAATGGAGTCTTGGTGGACTACCTGAAAATGTTGAAGGAAATGAAGACCCAAATGAATAATGATTTCCTTGATCGACATATCAGTCTGTTGGAGGACTTCAGGAAATCTCAACCATCGCAGGACCAGGACAAAG ATGAAATCATGGATATTTTGCTTAAGGAAATAAGACGCAAGGATGAAGCAGCAGCCTCTGTACTGGAAC ACGCAGGTTTGAGAGCTGACTCAGATCTCCAGTTACTGACTGTACAAGAAGCGGGTGAGCTGTTCCCTGGAGTTGAAAATTTCAAACGGATAAGGAAAATCTTTGATATAATACAGACGCAG aaACCAATTGATATCCTCATAAAAGAATTCAAGGACTTCATCCCACATGAATCTCTCAGGG CTGCCTTAACCGAAAATGGAGTCTTGACCAATTACCTGAAAATGTTGAAGGAAACGAAGATCCAAGTGAATAAAGTGCAAGATTTCCTTGATGCACATATCAATCTACTGGAGGACTTCAGGAAATCTCAACCATCGCAGGACCAGGACAAAG GATCTTTTTCAAGTAGTGACAATAGCCAAACTGGTGAGCCTCCACAAATACAACAAG ATATAACTGCCAGTAGTGCAATGATGTCCCCACCCTCTCCTACCTCCACTCCAGACCATCCAAAGAAAAGATCAG GTTCTTTGTCAAGTAGTGACAATAGCCAAACTAGTGACCCTCCACAAATACAGCAAG ATATAACTGCCAGTAGTGCAATGATGTCCCCACCCTCTCCTACCTCCACTCCAGACCATCCAAAGAAAAGATCAG GTTCTTTGTCAAGTAGTGACAATAGCCAAACTGGTGACCCTCCACAAATACAAG ATATAATTGCCAGTAGTGCAATGATGTCCCCACCCTCTCCTACCTCCACTCCAGACcatccaaagaaaagaaaag GTTCTTTGTCAAGTAGTGACAATAGCCAAACTGGTGAGCCTCCACAAATACAACAAG ATACAAGTACCAGTAGTGCAATGATGTCCCCACCCTCTCCTACCTCCACTCCAGACCATCCAGAGAAAAGATCAG GATCTTTGTCAAGTAGTCACAATAGCCAAACTGGTGAccctccacaaacacaacaag CTGCCAGTAGTGCATTGCACTCCTCACGCTCTACTACTGTCAAGCGTGACCATCCAGAGAAAAGACAAG CCACACTGAAGTACAAGATGGTGATCAGTGGAAAAACTTTTAATGCCCATCAGCAGATACTGGACAAAGTAAAGTCTTTAAGTGAGGATCCTGATTTGAATTTGATCAAACAGGAAGGAAGCGATCAGAATTGCCAGGCCATTATTGTCTTCTGTCCCATTGCTTCACGTATGGGGACAGATATTGATGCAGCCATGACGCAAGTCACAG gTTCTCAGCCTGTCATTCTGGTTTTGATGCATCACACACATGAACCCAAACATCTAACTTTAATGAAAATACAGACTAATGTTTCTAATGTTGTGTCACCATTCCATATTTTCTACCATGAGACAGTGAATGGATTGTTGCAGTGTCAGCAAAATAACAGTGCCATTTCTGAAATTCGAGATGCATTACTGAAGCACGCAGATATTCAGACAATTACAGATACAACTGGAAAGACACAGAATGTGGCTGCTAAAAGTAGTAATAGTGGTGGTAGTATTAGTAATTCATTAATGAGAATTCAATCCTTTTTTACTAAATAA
- the LOC102078051 gene encoding uncharacterized protein LOC102078051 isoform X11, whose product MDGLLKEIRCKDEAAASVLEQAGLRADSDLQLLTLHNLGLLFPGVENVKLRRKIFYIIHKQKPIDVLIEEFKDFIPHESLRAALTENGVLVDYLKMLKEMKTQMNNDFLDRHISLLEDFRKSQPSQDQDKDEIMDILLKEIRRKDEAAASVLEHAGLRADSDLQLLTVQEAGELFPGVENFKRIRKIFDIIQTQKPIDILIKEFKDFIPHESLRAALTENGVLTNYLKMLKETKIQVNKVQDFLDAHINLLEDFRKSQPSQDQDKGSFSSSDNSQTGEPPQIQQDITASSAMMSPPSPTSTRDHPEERSGSLSSSDNSQTSDPPQIQQDITASSAMMSPPSPTSTPDHPKKRSGSLSSSDNSQTSDPPQIQQDITASSAMMSPPSPTSTPDHPKKRSGSLSSSDNSQTGDPPQIQDIIASSAMMSPPSPTSTPDHPKKRKGSLSSSDNSQTGEPPQIQQDTSTSSAMMSPPSPTSTPDHPEKRSGSLSSSHNSQTGDPPQTQQAASSALHSSRSTTVKRDHPEKRQATLKYKMVISGKTFNAHQQILDKVKSLSEDPDLNLIKQEGSDQNCQAIIVFCPIASRMGTDIDAAMTQVTGSQPVILVLMHHTHEPKHLTLMKIQTNVSNVVSPFHIFYHETVNGLLQCQQNNSAISEIRDALLKHADIQTITDTTGKTQNVAAKSSNSGGSISNSLMRIQSFFTK is encoded by the exons ATGGATGGTTTGCTTAAGGAAATAAGATGCAAGGATGAAGCAGCAGCCTCTGTACTGGAAC AGGCAGGTTTGAGAGCTGACTCAGATCTCCAGTTACTGACTTTACACAACCTGGGTTTGTTGTTCCCTGGAGTTGAAAATGTCAAACTGAGAAGGAAAATCTTTTATATAATACACAAGCAG aaACCAATTGATGTACTCATAGAAGAATTCAAGGACTTCATCCCACATGAATCTCTCAGGG CTGCCTTAACCGAAAATGGAGTCTTGGTGGACTACCTGAAAATGTTGAAGGAAATGAAGACCCAAATGAATAATGATTTCCTTGATCGACATATCAGTCTGTTGGAGGACTTCAGGAAATCTCAACCATCGCAGGACCAGGACAAAG ATGAAATCATGGATATTTTGCTTAAGGAAATAAGACGCAAGGATGAAGCAGCAGCCTCTGTACTGGAAC ACGCAGGTTTGAGAGCTGACTCAGATCTCCAGTTACTGACTGTACAAGAAGCGGGTGAGCTGTTCCCTGGAGTTGAAAATTTCAAACGGATAAGGAAAATCTTTGATATAATACAGACGCAG aaACCAATTGATATCCTCATAAAAGAATTCAAGGACTTCATCCCACATGAATCTCTCAGGG CTGCCTTAACCGAAAATGGAGTCTTGACCAATTACCTGAAAATGTTGAAGGAAACGAAGATCCAAGTGAATAAAGTGCAAGATTTCCTTGATGCACATATCAATCTACTGGAGGACTTCAGGAAATCTCAACCATCGCAGGACCAGGACAAAG GATCTTTTTCAAGTAGTGACAATAGCCAAACTGGTGAGCCTCCACAAATACAACAAG ATATAACTGCTAGTAGTGCAATGATGTCCCCACCCTCTCCTACCTCCACTCGAGACCATCCAGAGGAAAGATCAG GTTCTTTGTCAAGTAGTGACAATAGCCAAACTAGTGACCCTCCACAAATACAACAAG ATATAACTGCCAGTAGTGCAATGATGTCCCCACCCTCTCCTACCTCCACTCCAGACCATCCAAAGAAAAGATCAG GTTCTTTGTCAAGTAGTGACAATAGCCAAACTAGTGACCCTCCACAAATACAGCAAG ATATAACTGCCAGTAGTGCAATGATGTCCCCACCCTCTCCTACCTCCACTCCAGACCATCCAAAGAAAAGATCAG GTTCTTTGTCAAGTAGTGACAATAGCCAAACTGGTGACCCTCCACAAATACAAG ATATAATTGCCAGTAGTGCAATGATGTCCCCACCCTCTCCTACCTCCACTCCAGACcatccaaagaaaagaaaag GTTCTTTGTCAAGTAGTGACAATAGCCAAACTGGTGAGCCTCCACAAATACAACAAG ATACAAGTACCAGTAGTGCAATGATGTCCCCACCCTCTCCTACCTCCACTCCAGACCATCCAGAGAAAAGATCAG GATCTTTGTCAAGTAGTCACAATAGCCAAACTGGTGAccctccacaaacacaacaag CTGCCAGTAGTGCATTGCACTCCTCACGCTCTACTACTGTCAAGCGTGACCATCCAGAGAAAAGACAAG CCACACTGAAGTACAAGATGGTGATCAGTGGAAAAACTTTTAATGCCCATCAGCAGATACTGGACAAAGTAAAGTCTTTAAGTGAGGATCCTGATTTGAATTTGATCAAACAGGAAGGAAGCGATCAGAATTGCCAGGCCATTATTGTCTTCTGTCCCATTGCTTCACGTATGGGGACAGATATTGATGCAGCCATGACGCAAGTCACAG gTTCTCAGCCTGTCATTCTGGTTTTGATGCATCACACACATGAACCCAAACATCTAACTTTAATGAAAATACAGACTAATGTTTCTAATGTTGTGTCACCATTCCATATTTTCTACCATGAGACAGTGAATGGATTGTTGCAGTGTCAGCAAAATAACAGTGCCATTTCTGAAATTCGAGATGCATTACTGAAGCACGCAGATATTCAGACAATTACAGATACAACTGGAAAGACACAGAATGTGGCTGCTAAAAGTAGTAATAGTGGTGGTAGTATTAGTAATTCATTAATGAGAATTCAATCCTTTTTTACTAAATAA
- the LOC102078051 gene encoding uncharacterized protein LOC102078051 isoform X28: MDGLLKEIRCKDEAAASVLEQAGLRADSDLQLLTLHNLGLLFPGVENVKLRRKIFYIIHKQKPIDVLIEEFKDFIPHESLRAALTENGVLVDYLKMLKEMKTQMNNDFLDRHISLLEDFRKSQPSQDQDKGSFSSSDNSQTGEPPQIQQDITASSAMMSPPSPTSTRDHPEERSGSLSSSDNSQTSDPPQIQQDITASSAMMSPPSPTSTPDHPKKRSGSLSSSDNSQTGDPPQIQQDIIASSAMMSPPSPTSTPDHPKKRKGSLSSSDNSQTSDPPQIQQDITASSAMMSPPSPTSTPDHPKKRSGSLSSSDNSQTGDPPQIQDIIASSAMMSPPSPTSTPDHPKKRKGSLSSSDNSQTGEPPQIQQDTSTSSAMMSPPSPTSTPDHPEKRSGSLSSSHNSQTGDPPQTQQAASSALHSSRSTTVKRDHPEKRQATLKYKMVISGKTFNAHQQILDKVKSLSEDPDLNLIKQEGSDQNCQAIIVFCPIASRMGTDIDAAMTQVTGSQPVILVLMHHTHEPKHLTLMKIQTNVSNVVSPFHIFYHETVNGLLQCQQNNSAISEIRDALLKHADIQTITDTTGKTQNVAAKSSNSGGSISNSLMRIQSFFTK; encoded by the exons ATGGATGGTTTGCTTAAGGAAATAAGATGCAAGGATGAAGCAGCAGCCTCTGTACTGGAAC AGGCAGGTTTGAGAGCTGACTCAGATCTCCAGTTACTGACTTTACACAACCTGGGTTTGTTGTTCCCTGGAGTTGAAAATGTCAAACTGAGAAGGAAAATCTTTTATATAATACACAAGCAG aaACCAATTGATGTACTCATAGAAGAATTCAAGGACTTCATCCCACATGAATCTCTCAGGG CTGCCTTAACCGAAAATGGAGTCTTGGTGGACTACCTGAAAATGTTGAAGGAAATGAAGACCCAAATGAATAATGATTTCCTTGATCGACATATCAGTCTGTTGGAGGACTTCAGGAAATCTCAACCATCGCAGGACCAGGACAAAG GATCTTTTTCAAGTAGTGACAATAGCCAAACTGGTGAGCCTCCACAAATACAACAAG ATATAACTGCTAGTAGTGCAATGATGTCCCCACCCTCTCCTACCTCCACTCGAGACCATCCAGAGGAAAGATCAG GTTCTTTGTCAAGTAGTGACAATAGCCAAACTAGTGACCCTCCACAAATACAACAAG ATATAACTGCCAGTAGTGCAATGATGTCCCCACCCTCTCCTACCTCCACTCCAGACCATCCAAAGAAAAGATCAG GTTCTTTGTCAAGTAGTGACAATAGCCAAACTGGTGACCCTCCACAAATACAACAAG ATATAATTGCCAGTAGTGCAATGATGTCCCCACCCTCTCCTACCTCCACTCCAGACcatccaaagaaaagaaaag GTTCTTTGTCAAGTAGTGACAATAGCCAAACTAGTGACCCTCCACAAATACAGCAAG ATATAACTGCCAGTAGTGCAATGATGTCCCCACCCTCTCCTACCTCCACTCCAGACCATCCAAAGAAAAGATCAG GTTCTTTGTCAAGTAGTGACAATAGCCAAACTGGTGACCCTCCACAAATACAAG ATATAATTGCCAGTAGTGCAATGATGTCCCCACCCTCTCCTACCTCCACTCCAGACcatccaaagaaaagaaaag GTTCTTTGTCAAGTAGTGACAATAGCCAAACTGGTGAGCCTCCACAAATACAACAAG ATACAAGTACCAGTAGTGCAATGATGTCCCCACCCTCTCCTACCTCCACTCCAGACCATCCAGAGAAAAGATCAG GATCTTTGTCAAGTAGTCACAATAGCCAAACTGGTGAccctccacaaacacaacaag CTGCCAGTAGTGCATTGCACTCCTCACGCTCTACTACTGTCAAGCGTGACCATCCAGAGAAAAGACAAG CCACACTGAAGTACAAGATGGTGATCAGTGGAAAAACTTTTAATGCCCATCAGCAGATACTGGACAAAGTAAAGTCTTTAAGTGAGGATCCTGATTTGAATTTGATCAAACAGGAAGGAAGCGATCAGAATTGCCAGGCCATTATTGTCTTCTGTCCCATTGCTTCACGTATGGGGACAGATATTGATGCAGCCATGACGCAAGTCACAG gTTCTCAGCCTGTCATTCTGGTTTTGATGCATCACACACATGAACCCAAACATCTAACTTTAATGAAAATACAGACTAATGTTTCTAATGTTGTGTCACCATTCCATATTTTCTACCATGAGACAGTGAATGGATTGTTGCAGTGTCAGCAAAATAACAGTGCCATTTCTGAAATTCGAGATGCATTACTGAAGCACGCAGATATTCAGACAATTACAGATACAACTGGAAAGACACAGAATGTGGCTGCTAAAAGTAGTAATAGTGGTGGTAGTATTAGTAATTCATTAATGAGAATTCAATCCTTTTTTACTAAATAA